Proteins found in one Geomonas subterranea genomic segment:
- the cbiB gene encoding adenosylcobinamide-phosphate synthase CbiB, with amino-acid sequence MMAVNAHIAIVICAVLLDLVLGDPRALPHPVVGIGELISALEGPLRRRIPNLRVAGVVLLIVTVGVCYALAASLIYAAYLLAPAAGFIASLYLAWVSLAARSLHEESAKVARALRNGDLPAARLALSYIVGRETAELDEPEIIRGAVETVAENTGDGVIAPLFYLVLGGPALAIAYKAVNTLDSMVGYKNERYLEFGWASARFDDLANYLPARLTGLLMVLAAPMCGLNGGGAWRILRRDGRNHSSPNSGFPEAAAAGALGVRLGGANRYFGKVVEKPTIGDPLLPLSQASYEGVVRLMYGSEALLVAAWVVLLALL; translated from the coding sequence ATGATGGCCGTGAACGCCCATATCGCCATCGTGATCTGCGCGGTACTGCTGGACCTGGTCCTGGGCGACCCGCGCGCTTTACCCCATCCGGTGGTCGGTATCGGTGAGCTCATTTCCGCGCTGGAAGGACCGCTGCGCCGTAGGATCCCGAACCTGCGGGTCGCAGGTGTCGTGCTACTGATCGTCACCGTCGGGGTCTGCTACGCGCTGGCCGCGTCGCTCATCTATGCGGCGTATCTTCTCGCCCCGGCTGCGGGCTTTATCGCGTCCCTCTACCTCGCCTGGGTCTCGCTGGCAGCACGCTCGCTGCACGAGGAGTCCGCCAAGGTTGCGCGGGCGCTGCGAAACGGCGATCTCCCCGCCGCCCGGCTGGCGCTGTCGTACATCGTGGGGCGCGAGACTGCGGAACTGGACGAGCCGGAGATCATCCGGGGAGCGGTGGAGACGGTGGCTGAGAATACCGGCGACGGTGTCATCGCTCCGCTTTTCTACCTGGTGCTGGGCGGCCCCGCGCTGGCAATCGCCTACAAGGCGGTCAACACGCTGGATTCGATGGTCGGGTACAAGAACGAGCGTTACCTGGAGTTCGGCTGGGCCTCGGCCCGCTTCGACGATCTCGCCAACTACCTTCCGGCCCGGTTGACCGGGCTCCTCATGGTGCTGGCGGCCCCGATGTGCGGGTTGAACGGCGGCGGGGCCTGGCGGATCTTGCGCAGGGACGGCAGGAACCATTCCTCGCCCAACAGCGGCTTCCCCGAAGCGGCGGCCGCGGGAGCGCTCGGCGTCAGGCTCGGCGGGGCGAACCGCTACTTCGGCAAGGTCGTTGAGAAGCCCACCATCGGCGATCCGCTGCTTCCGCTCTCCCAGGCGAGTTATGAAGGAGTGGTGCGGCTCATGTACGGCAGCGAGGCGCTGCTGGTGGCGGCATGGGTGGTGCTGCTCGCGCTGTTGTAG
- a CDS encoding sirohydrochlorin chelatase, whose protein sequence is MKTALLLMAHGSRIAEANNAVHEIAKRVQKMTQFEIVEVSFREQHLPNIQQGVDACVAQGAERILLVPYFLYMGAHVLEDLPEELEEARKRHPGVEMVLGKHLGVHDKLAEVVVERVAESLTEQRWH, encoded by the coding sequence ATGAAGACGGCATTACTTTTGATGGCTCACGGCAGCAGGATCGCCGAGGCAAATAACGCGGTGCACGAGATCGCCAAACGGGTGCAGAAGATGACGCAGTTCGAGATCGTCGAGGTCTCTTTCCGCGAACAGCACCTTCCCAATATCCAGCAGGGGGTGGATGCCTGCGTGGCGCAGGGGGCGGAGCGCATACTCCTGGTCCCCTACTTCCTCTACATGGGCGCCCACGTCCTGGAGGACCTCCCCGAGGAGCTGGAGGAGGCCAGGAAACGCCACCCGGGCGTGGAGATGGTCCTTGGCAAGCACCTGGGCGTGCACGACAAGCTGGCCGAGGTCGTGGTCGAGCGTGTCGCCGAGAGCCTTACCGAGCAGAGGTGGCACTGA
- a CDS encoding precorrin-8X methylmutase, translating to MSVHLRPEEIEAESFRIIEDELGPHNWNAQMWPLVRRAIHTSADFDYARSMVITEQAVASGIEALRAGLGVVTDTTMIISGMNKERLNRFGAQLSCFVADPQVAREAKEQGVTRSILAMRKAASDAGNGIFVIGNAPTALFELIRLIREEGVRPRLIVALPVGFVGAAESKEALRELAREYPELQFVTNIGRKGGSNVAAAVMNAILIQAVEA from the coding sequence ATGTCGGTGCACCTGCGCCCCGAGGAGATCGAGGCGGAGTCGTTCCGCATCATCGAGGATGAGCTGGGACCGCATAATTGGAACGCGCAGATGTGGCCGCTGGTCCGCCGGGCCATCCACACCAGCGCCGATTTCGATTACGCCCGAAGCATGGTGATCACGGAGCAGGCGGTCGCCTCGGGCATCGAGGCGCTCCGGGCGGGACTCGGCGTCGTGACCGACACCACCATGATCATCTCGGGGATGAACAAGGAGCGGCTCAACCGTTTCGGCGCGCAGCTCTCCTGTTTCGTCGCGGACCCGCAGGTGGCCCGGGAGGCCAAGGAGCAGGGGGTGACCCGCTCCATCCTCGCCATGCGTAAGGCGGCGAGCGACGCCGGCAACGGCATATTCGTCATCGGCAACGCTCCCACTGCCCTTTTCGAGTTGATCAGGCTCATCCGCGAGGAAGGGGTGCGACCCAGGCTGATCGTGGCCTTGCCGGTCGGCTTTGTCGGCGCCGCGGAGAGCAAGGAAGCCTTGCGGGAGCTGGCCCGGGAATACCCGGAGCTGCAGTTCGTCACCAACATCGGACGCAAGGGTGGCTCCAATGTCGCGGCGGCGGTCATGAACGCCATTTTGATCCAGGCCGTCGAAGCCTAG
- a CDS encoding cobalt-precorrin 5A hydrolase has protein sequence MRVAIIAITANGAKLGAALKRGLPQGTLFVLEKHATTDAVPFSERVPALMARLWPDYDGLVCIMATGIVVRSIASLLKGKDRDPAVVVMDDAGRFAISLLSGHLGGANALAAQCADVTGATAVITTATDVNDLPSFDMLAHENGWRIEDLSRVKVLNARLLEGREIAVVDPTGKVADYCGGRGKLLFLSDLDQAAPSGASGRVVVTNRVLPSGLDLERTLVLRPVDLCLGIGCNRGTTAEEIEAVVSRHLGQISLSERSINCLASAQAKGDEVGLLAYAEKKGIPLVLFSSDELNGVEVPSPPSEHAFNAIGARGVAEPAALLASSGGRLLLNKVRDGNVTLAVAQLAVV, from the coding sequence ATGCGTGTTGCCATTATCGCCATAACCGCCAACGGCGCCAAGTTGGGGGCGGCGCTCAAGCGCGGACTGCCGCAGGGCACACTCTTTGTCCTGGAGAAGCACGCGACGACCGACGCGGTGCCGTTCTCGGAACGGGTGCCGGCACTCATGGCACGACTATGGCCTGACTACGACGGCTTGGTCTGCATCATGGCCACCGGCATCGTGGTCCGCTCCATCGCCTCGTTGCTGAAGGGGAAAGACCGGGACCCGGCCGTCGTGGTGATGGACGATGCCGGACGCTTCGCCATCTCTCTCCTCTCCGGCCACCTCGGGGGCGCCAACGCGCTTGCCGCCCAATGCGCTGACGTTACCGGCGCCACGGCCGTGATAACCACGGCGACCGACGTGAACGACCTCCCTTCCTTCGACATGCTCGCCCACGAGAACGGCTGGCGCATCGAGGACCTCTCCCGGGTCAAGGTGCTGAACGCGCGGCTTCTGGAGGGCCGGGAGATCGCGGTCGTGGACCCGACCGGCAAGGTGGCGGATTACTGCGGGGGGAGGGGCAAGCTTCTGTTCCTTAGCGATCTGGACCAGGCCGCCCCAAGCGGTGCCAGCGGCAGGGTCGTGGTGACCAACAGGGTGCTTCCGTCAGGGCTCGACTTGGAACGGACTCTGGTGTTGCGCCCCGTCGACCTCTGCCTCGGCATCGGCTGCAACCGCGGGACGACGGCCGAGGAGATCGAAGCGGTCGTTTCCCGGCACCTGGGGCAGATCTCCCTCTCCGAGCGGAGCATCAACTGCCTGGCGAGCGCCCAGGCCAAGGGTGATGAGGTCGGGCTGCTCGCCTACGCGGAGAAGAAGGGGATCCCGCTGGTGCTATTCAGCAGCGATGAGCTGAACGGGGTCGAGGTTCCGTCGCCTCCCTCAGAGCATGCCTTCAACGCGATCGGCGCGCGGGGCGTTGCCGAACCGGCGGCGCTGCTGGCATCGAGCGGCGGTCGGCTCCTCCTCAACAAGGTCAGGGACGGCAACGTCACCCTCGCTGTCGCGCAGCTTGCTGTCGTATAA
- a CDS encoding cobalt-precorrin-5B (C(1))-methyltransferase — protein sequence MSGKELRYGFTTGACAAAAVKGAAQMLRDQALVDEVQLTLPCGKGARFRIEGGVLRDNTASCYVVKDAGDDPDVTNGAEIHVTARVDMFTKNRIIIEGGVGIGKVTKPGLAVPVGEWAINPVPRSMILEVVKEVFAVRCVPATLTFTISIPNGEELAKKTLNERLGIIGGLSILGTTGVVKPISTKAWTDTVDTAVDVALACGSRTVVLSTGRSSELALQRVLKLTDESYVMMGDHFGYSLQSCARKGVPEVVVAGQFAKLVKIACGHQQTHVTSSDLDLMAVTAWLKENPRTAHLEKLAREANTARHLLEASGYDKALIKLVCGKVAEACAELAPWQKVRVFLAGYQGETLYFDR from the coding sequence ATGAGCGGGAAAGAACTCAGATACGGCTTCACCACAGGTGCCTGTGCCGCTGCCGCTGTTAAAGGCGCCGCCCAGATGCTGCGTGACCAGGCCCTGGTCGACGAGGTGCAACTGACGCTGCCTTGCGGCAAGGGGGCGCGGTTCCGCATCGAGGGGGGCGTGCTGCGCGACAACACCGCTTCCTGCTATGTAGTCAAGGACGCCGGGGATGACCCCGATGTGACCAACGGCGCCGAGATCCACGTCACGGCGCGGGTCGACATGTTCACGAAGAACCGCATCATCATCGAGGGGGGCGTCGGGATAGGCAAGGTCACCAAGCCGGGGCTGGCGGTCCCGGTGGGCGAATGGGCCATCAACCCTGTCCCGCGCAGCATGATCCTCGAGGTGGTGAAGGAAGTCTTCGCCGTCCGCTGCGTACCGGCCACCCTCACCTTCACCATCAGCATCCCCAACGGCGAGGAACTGGCCAAGAAGACGCTGAACGAGCGGCTGGGGATCATCGGCGGGCTCTCCATCCTGGGAACGACGGGCGTCGTGAAGCCGATATCCACCAAGGCGTGGACCGACACCGTGGACACCGCCGTCGATGTTGCGCTCGCCTGCGGCTCCCGGACCGTGGTCCTCTCCACGGGACGCAGCTCGGAGCTGGCTCTGCAGCGGGTCCTCAAGCTGACCGACGAATCGTACGTGATGATGGGGGACCATTTCGGCTACTCGCTGCAAAGCTGCGCCAGGAAAGGGGTCCCCGAGGTGGTCGTGGCAGGGCAGTTCGCCAAGCTGGTGAAGATCGCCTGCGGCCACCAGCAGACCCACGTCACCTCCTCGGATCTGGACCTGATGGCGGTAACGGCCTGGCTGAAGGAGAACCCGCGCACCGCGCACCTGGAAAAGCTCGCGCGGGAGGCGAACACGGCGCGGCACCTGCTGGAGGCATCGGGTTACGACAAGGCGCTCATAAAGCTCGTCTGCGGCAAGGTCGCCGAGGCCTGCGCCGAACTGGCGCCCTGGCAGAAGGTGCGGGTGTTCCTGGCCGGGTACCAGGGCGAGACGCTGTACTTCGACAGGTAG
- the cobM gene encoding precorrin-4 C(11)-methyltransferase: MSHENIVHFVGAGPGDVELITVKGARLLGEADVVVYAGSLVDRELVLTYAPDARVYDSAGMDLEQTTKVLAEGVLAGERVVRLHTGDPSIYGAIQEQMEELDRLGIGYEVVPGVTSAFAAAATLRQELTLPEVSQTVVITRLAGRTPVPEREQLRNIAQVGATLVIYLSISMIEKVVQELLSGAYQEDTPVAVVAKASWADEQVLTGTLADIAAKVRDAGIGKQALIVVGDVLRARSEGMKAKSLLYDKGFSHGCREGIVV; encoded by the coding sequence ATGTCCCATGAGAACATAGTCCATTTTGTCGGCGCCGGTCCCGGCGACGTCGAGCTCATCACGGTAAAGGGGGCGCGCCTTTTGGGCGAGGCGGATGTCGTCGTCTATGCCGGCAGCCTCGTCGATCGCGAACTGGTGCTCACCTATGCGCCGGATGCCCGCGTCTACGATTCCGCGGGGATGGACCTGGAGCAGACCACCAAGGTCCTGGCCGAGGGCGTACTGGCTGGGGAGCGGGTGGTGCGCCTGCACACCGGTGATCCCTCCATCTATGGCGCCATCCAGGAGCAGATGGAGGAACTGGACCGGCTCGGTATCGGCTACGAGGTCGTACCCGGTGTCACCAGCGCCTTCGCCGCCGCAGCCACCCTCAGGCAGGAGCTGACCCTTCCCGAGGTGTCGCAGACGGTGGTGATCACGCGACTGGCCGGGAGGACGCCCGTGCCCGAGCGGGAGCAGTTGCGGAACATCGCGCAGGTCGGCGCCACATTAGTGATCTACCTTTCCATCTCCATGATCGAAAAGGTGGTGCAGGAGCTTCTTTCCGGCGCCTATCAGGAGGACACCCCTGTCGCCGTGGTGGCCAAGGCTTCCTGGGCTGACGAGCAGGTACTGACCGGGACGCTGGCGGATATTGCGGCCAAGGTGAGGGATGCCGGCATCGGCAAGCAGGCGCTCATCGTGGTGGGGGACGTGCTGCGGGCCCGCAGCGAAGGGATGAAGGCGAAGTCCCTCCTCTACGACAAGGGGTTCAGCCATGGGTGCAGGGAAGGGATTGTGGTTTAG
- the cobD gene encoding threonine-phosphate decarboxylase CobD, producing MAIAHEHGGNVFAVARNLGLAPERIIDFSASINPLGMAPGVREALTASLDRLLHYPDKGAAELKQALAAYHGVDSSSIAVANGSTELIHLLPRTFPGRKALVVAPAFAEYALALERAGWQVDYFLLAPDDDFVLRLPELAQALGAGYDMLFLCNPGNPAGNLLPQREVAGVIDLCRESGTFLVLDEAFIDFCEEESAKHLVLGNPRAVLLRSMTKFFGIPGLRLGYAIAAAETVAQIVAQQDPWSVNTAAQVAGIASLADAEYCRRTRSYVDGERVRLAAALADIPGLRVFPGRANYLLVRILREGVTAGVLRKALLAKGMLIRDCSNFQGLDQSFFRVAVRLKEENDLLLRALAAELA from the coding sequence ATGGCAATCGCACATGAACATGGCGGCAACGTCTTCGCCGTGGCCAGAAACCTCGGCCTGGCGCCGGAGCGGATCATCGACTTCTCCGCCAGCATCAACCCGCTGGGGATGGCGCCCGGGGTGCGCGAGGCGCTGACGGCAAGCCTGGACCGCCTGCTCCATTACCCGGACAAGGGGGCCGCCGAGCTCAAGCAGGCGCTGGCGGCCTACCACGGCGTCGACTCCTCCTCAATAGCCGTGGCCAACGGTTCCACCGAACTGATACACCTGCTGCCGCGCACCTTTCCGGGGCGGAAGGCCCTCGTCGTGGCGCCCGCTTTCGCCGAGTACGCCCTGGCCCTGGAGCGGGCGGGGTGGCAGGTCGATTACTTCCTCCTCGCTCCGGACGACGATTTCGTGCTTCGGTTGCCGGAACTCGCGCAAGCGCTCGGTGCCGGGTATGACATGCTCTTTCTTTGCAACCCCGGCAATCCGGCGGGGAACCTGCTGCCGCAGCGGGAGGTGGCCGGTGTCATCGACCTTTGCCGGGAGAGCGGCACCTTTCTCGTGCTGGACGAGGCGTTCATCGATTTCTGCGAGGAGGAGTCGGCGAAACACCTGGTTTTGGGTAACCCCCGGGCCGTCCTGCTCCGCTCCATGACCAAGTTTTTCGGGATTCCCGGGTTGCGCCTGGGGTACGCCATCGCCGCGGCGGAGACGGTCGCGCAAATCGTCGCGCAGCAGGATCCCTGGAGCGTGAATACGGCGGCCCAGGTGGCGGGCATCGCCTCGCTGGCTGACGCGGAGTACTGCCGCCGCACCAGGAGTTACGTCGACGGTGAGCGGGTGCGGCTTGCCGCCGCCCTCGCGGATATCCCCGGCCTCCGGGTCTTCCCGGGGCGGGCCAATTACCTGCTGGTCCGGATACTGCGTGAGGGGGTGACTGCGGGAGTGCTGCGCAAGGCGCTGCTTGCGAAGGGGATGCTGATCAGGGACTGCAGCAACTTTCAGGGGCTGGACCAGAGCTTTTTCAGGGTCGCGGTACGGCTCAAGGAGGAAAACGACCTGCTGCTGCGAGCCCTGGCGGCGGAGTTGGCATAA
- the cbiE gene encoding precorrin-6y C5,15-methyltransferase (decarboxylating) subunit CbiE: MAEQKIFLVGAGIEGWEGFGKQALEVIYSADVLIGHKRLLDIFPDFKGEKRPLEDLSIMLEYLKNTERKTVVLGSGDPNFFGVARFLLRNLPKERVEIYPNVTSVQYAFARIKEPWDDATFVSVHGRGIKPALDRIIASEKIAILTDSVNTPAVLARELIGRGAEGYEAWVCEDLGLATEKFTKTDIRGLVDFKCSPLNILILIKTWEPNLENYPVIGIRDEEFATVKKLITKEEVRAITLGKLQLQDDLVMWDIGAGSGSVSIEAGNLMPNGRIFALEKNPQYLTYLKENLKKFVARNVTVAETFAPEGLEDLPDPDRVFIGGSGGMLEEIIEAVDKRLKPDGFIVLNAVTLDTLTKSVEFLEDHGYTVEVTCVNISKTRSLTDYKMFAAHNPVYVIAAWKGEE, encoded by the coding sequence ATGGCGGAACAAAAGATTTTCCTCGTCGGCGCCGGCATCGAGGGGTGGGAGGGGTTCGGCAAACAGGCACTCGAGGTGATCTACAGCGCCGACGTCCTGATCGGACACAAGCGTCTGCTGGACATCTTTCCCGACTTCAAGGGGGAGAAGCGTCCCCTGGAAGACCTCTCCATCATGCTGGAATACCTGAAGAACACGGAGCGCAAAACCGTGGTTCTCGGCTCCGGCGATCCCAACTTCTTCGGCGTCGCCCGTTTCCTGCTCAGAAACCTCCCCAAGGAGCGGGTTGAGATCTATCCCAACGTGACCAGCGTCCAGTACGCCTTCGCCCGCATCAAGGAGCCGTGGGACGACGCCACCTTTGTCTCCGTCCACGGCAGGGGGATCAAGCCGGCCCTCGACCGCATCATCGCCTCCGAAAAGATCGCCATCCTCACCGACAGCGTCAACACCCCCGCCGTTCTGGCCAGGGAGTTGATCGGGCGCGGCGCCGAGGGGTACGAGGCCTGGGTCTGCGAGGATCTCGGGCTTGCCACGGAGAAATTCACCAAGACCGATATCCGCGGCCTGGTCGACTTCAAGTGCTCACCGCTCAACATCCTGATCCTCATCAAGACCTGGGAGCCCAACCTCGAGAACTACCCGGTCATCGGCATCCGCGACGAGGAGTTCGCCACGGTCAAGAAGCTGATCACCAAGGAGGAGGTGCGCGCCATCACCCTGGGCAAGCTGCAACTGCAGGATGACCTGGTGATGTGGGACATCGGCGCCGGCAGCGGTTCCGTCTCCATCGAGGCGGGGAACCTGATGCCCAACGGCCGCATCTTCGCCCTGGAGAAGAATCCCCAGTACCTCACCTACCTCAAGGAGAACCTGAAGAAGTTCGTGGCCCGCAACGTCACCGTGGCCGAGACCTTCGCTCCCGAAGGGCTGGAGGATCTGCCCGATCCGGACCGCGTCTTCATCGGCGGCTCCGGCGGGATGCTGGAGGAGATCATCGAGGCGGTGGACAAGCGCCTCAAGCCGGACGGCTTCATCGTCCTCAACGCCGTGACCCTCGACACCCTGACCAAGTCCGTGGAGTTCCTGGAAGATCACGGGTACACCGTCGAGGTCACCTGCGTCAACATCTCCAAGACCCGCAGCCTCACCGACTACAAGATGTTCGCTGCCCACAACCCGGTGTACGTGATCGCCGCCTGGAAAGGGGAGGAGTAG
- the cobI gene encoding precorrin-2 C(20)-methyltransferase: MAVVYAVGVGPGDPELLTRKAERILRSVDVICAPTGAAEGGSYALSIVEEFIDRSRQEVLVQLFPMVKDQQGLDPFWEEAADQVAQRIAAGKDVAFVTIGDPFLYSTYLYIHRIFLAKYPEIKIEVVPGISSILASSAVSGLPLGLGAERIAILPATYEKDELKRTLEEFDTVVLMKVNRVFDSVYAALKELGRDKGGVFVRRVGSAEEEVHHDLEALVGQKLDYLSMLIVRKNPL; encoded by the coding sequence GTGGCGGTTGTCTACGCGGTAGGTGTGGGGCCGGGCGATCCGGAACTGTTGACCAGGAAGGCGGAGCGTATCTTGCGGAGCGTGGATGTCATCTGTGCCCCGACCGGTGCGGCCGAGGGGGGAAGCTACGCCCTTTCCATCGTAGAGGAGTTCATCGACCGCAGCCGCCAGGAGGTGCTGGTCCAACTGTTCCCCATGGTGAAAGACCAGCAGGGGCTGGACCCGTTCTGGGAGGAGGCCGCGGACCAGGTCGCGCAGCGGATAGCCGCCGGCAAGGATGTCGCCTTCGTAACCATCGGCGACCCGTTTCTGTATTCCACCTACCTGTACATCCACAGGATCTTCCTCGCCAAGTACCCGGAGATAAAGATAGAAGTGGTGCCGGGCATCTCCAGTATCCTCGCCTCCTCCGCCGTCTCCGGTCTGCCGCTCGGGCTTGGGGCCGAGCGCATCGCCATTCTCCCCGCCACCTACGAAAAGGACGAGCTGAAGCGCACCCTGGAGGAGTTCGATACCGTGGTGCTCATGAAGGTGAACCGCGTGTTTGACTCGGTCTACGCGGCGCTCAAGGAGTTGGGGCGCGACAAAGGGGGCGTCTTCGTGCGCCGGGTCGGTTCCGCCGAGGAAGAGGTGCATCACGACCTGGAGGCGCTGGTGGGCCAGAAGCTCGATTACCTCTCCATGCTGATCGTGAGGAAGAACCCGCTGTAA
- a CDS encoding cobyric acid synthase gives MSKLYVVGIGPGGLNHMTFEARQAIEDADVIVGYQAYLDFIEPLLAGKVLYSSGMMREVERCSQALTIAASGKTVALVSSGDAGIYGMAGLALELADEPDAPYGDVEVVVVPGVSAVQAAASVLGAPLMHDFAVISLSDLLTPLEKIRKRLKAAAEADFVVALYNPRSKGRTTQIEEAAAILTAARGPQVPVGIVRNACRDGEERIITTLGEMLNHPIDMFSLVIVGNASTRLCKDGRIVTPRGYATRGDSQNPNRRKRGAVAASDAPVPDPHALMFCGTGSDVGKSVLAAGFCRILKRHGLSVAPFKSQNMALNSVVTPEGGEIGRAQGVQAEACGIAPHTDMNPILLKPNSDTGSQVIVQGKVVRNMGVKEYNAFKPEAFMKVEESFQRLRERYSFIVMEGAGSIAEINLREHDIANLKVAAMAGAPVILIADIDRGGVFAQIVGTIELLTPEEKALVKGVIINKFRGDASLLASGIEYVEQRTGVPVLGVLPWFKGLALPEEDSVALQRKPAAPKEVQSGEKLRVGVVRLPRISNYTDFSALEAEPDVELYYIHSPWLVETMDLVIVPGTKSTIADLVAIREQGIADAISSYRGPVVGICGGYQMLGVTVNDPDRVESSLESTDGLGLLDVVTTMLKEKQTHQVEGKLLPAGQEVAPGCGPSVAGYEIHMGESVLGRDASPFARISSRSGTVTELEEGAVSADGRVFGTYLHGIFDNHGFRTAFLNRIRRQKGMPEQAEAALAPDPFDQLAAHMEKHLDLERIFQICGISPLRVPPSNPPPPGESMQRCPLKRMARSLSSSPRRGRPGGGL, from the coding sequence ATGTCCAAGCTTTATGTAGTAGGGATCGGCCCCGGCGGGCTGAACCATATGACCTTTGAGGCGCGCCAGGCGATCGAGGATGCCGATGTCATCGTCGGATACCAGGCCTACCTGGACTTCATCGAGCCGCTCCTGGCCGGGAAGGTCCTCTACTCCTCCGGTATGATGCGCGAGGTGGAGCGCTGCTCGCAGGCCCTCACCATCGCCGCCTCGGGCAAGACGGTGGCACTGGTCTCCAGCGGCGACGCGGGCATATACGGCATGGCGGGCCTCGCACTTGAACTGGCGGACGAGCCTGACGCGCCCTACGGGGACGTTGAGGTCGTGGTCGTTCCCGGGGTCTCGGCGGTGCAGGCCGCAGCCTCCGTCCTTGGTGCGCCGCTCATGCACGACTTCGCCGTCATCTCCCTCTCCGACCTGCTGACCCCGCTGGAGAAGATCCGCAAGCGGCTTAAAGCTGCCGCGGAGGCGGATTTCGTGGTGGCACTGTACAACCCGCGCAGCAAGGGACGCACCACGCAGATCGAGGAGGCCGCTGCCATTCTGACCGCGGCGCGCGGCCCGCAGGTCCCGGTGGGCATCGTCCGTAACGCCTGCCGGGATGGGGAGGAGCGCATCATCACCACGCTGGGCGAGATGCTGAACCACCCCATCGACATGTTTTCCCTGGTCATCGTCGGCAACGCCTCGACCCGCCTCTGCAAGGACGGCAGGATCGTGACCCCGCGCGGCTACGCCACACGCGGAGACAGCCAGAACCCCAACCGCAGGAAGCGCGGCGCCGTTGCGGCTAGCGACGCTCCCGTCCCCGACCCGCATGCGCTCATGTTCTGCGGCACCGGGTCGGACGTGGGTAAATCGGTGCTGGCGGCCGGCTTCTGCCGTATCCTGAAGCGCCACGGCCTCTCGGTCGCTCCTTTCAAGTCCCAGAACATGGCGCTCAACTCCGTGGTCACCCCCGAGGGGGGCGAGATCGGGCGCGCACAGGGAGTGCAGGCGGAGGCATGCGGCATAGCGCCCCATACCGACATGAACCCGATCCTTTTGAAACCCAACTCGGATACCGGCAGCCAGGTGATCGTGCAGGGCAAGGTGGTGCGGAACATGGGGGTGAAGGAGTACAACGCCTTCAAGCCCGAAGCCTTCATGAAGGTGGAGGAGAGCTTCCAGCGGCTGCGCGAACGCTATTCCTTCATCGTCATGGAAGGGGCGGGGAGCATCGCGGAGATCAACCTGCGCGAACACGACATCGCCAACCTGAAGGTGGCGGCCATGGCGGGTGCTCCCGTCATCCTGATAGCGGACATCGACCGCGGCGGCGTCTTCGCCCAGATCGTGGGAACCATCGAACTGCTCACGCCGGAAGAGAAGGCGCTGGTGAAGGGGGTCATCATCAACAAGTTCCGCGGCGATGCCTCCCTGCTTGCCTCGGGGATCGAGTACGTGGAGCAGCGGACCGGCGTCCCGGTCCTGGGGGTGCTCCCCTGGTTCAAGGGGCTCGCCCTCCCCGAAGAGGACAGCGTCGCCCTGCAGAGGAAGCCGGCCGCGCCCAAAGAGGTGCAATCCGGAGAGAAGCTGCGCGTGGGCGTGGTGCGTCTGCCGCGCATCTCCAACTACACCGATTTCTCCGCGCTGGAGGCGGAGCCGGATGTCGAGTTGTACTACATCCATTCCCCGTGGCTGGTGGAGACCATGGACCTCGTGATCGTTCCCGGGACCAAGTCCACTATCGCCGATCTGGTCGCCATCAGGGAACAGGGTATCGCCGATGCCATTAGCAGCTACCGGGGACCGGTGGTCGGCATCTGCGGCGGCTACCAGATGCTGGGCGTCACCGTGAACGATCCGGACCGGGTGGAGTCCAGCCTGGAAAGCACGGACGGGCTGGGACTTCTGGACGTGGTGACCACCATGCTGAAGGAGAAGCAGACCCACCAGGTCGAGGGGAAATTGCTGCCGGCGGGGCAGGAAGTGGCGCCTGGATGTGGCCCGTCCGTCGCTGGGTATGAGATCCACATGGGCGAAAGTGTGCTCGGCCGCGACGCGAGCCCCTTCGCGCGCATCAGCAGCCGCTCCGGGACGGTCACGGAACTGGAGGAGGGGGCGGTTTCCGCCGACGGCAGGGTTTTCGGTACCTACCTGCACGGGATCTTCGACAACCACGGCTTCCGCACCGCGTTCCTGAACCGCATCAGGCGGCAGAAGGGGATGCCGGAGCAGGCCGAAGCGGCGCTTGCCCCCGATCCGTTCGACCAACTTGCGGCGCACATGGAAAAGCACCTCGACCTGGAGCGGATCTTCCAGATATGCGGCATCTCGCCCCTGCGGGTTCCCCCCTCCAACCCTCCCCCTCCCGGGGAGTCCATGCAGCGTTGCCCGCTCAAGAGAATGGCCAGAAGCCTATCCTCCTCCCCCCGGAGGGGGAGGCCGGGAGGGGGGCTCTGA